A part of Haliotis asinina isolate JCU_RB_2024 chromosome 10, JCU_Hal_asi_v2, whole genome shotgun sequence genomic DNA contains:
- the LOC137298237 gene encoding uncharacterized protein, with protein MDESNSVEERNNDEASKRIRKRKSIVSTGIEERNSVEERNNVAPSKRIRKRKPIVVSTDIEERNSVEEKNNEPLGFFAPFRHLVKMGFRLRLLENESLAVVHVPGPSDDAFDVNGNCHVWSIAKIITAAVHFAHNYPLDSSDRFFLDYGMLSDELLTFMASSSFDFEKSLYNPLVSKWPLKINVQLGYIGKSSTNFVSNIVEPSSGEILVRNVIQLVAIDKETRKPTPFPSWWKEKHGDKAVRKEPLIVQKLSKPDDAHTYTFRVSWSETDMYNHVNWASYVVYSINALHHGIKEGVLRGINKEVVKNGVQRMQMAYFGECVEGDQLTVYFWEVEDQPRTVYFDIERDGTSVFQNTLTFHQ; from the exons ATGGACGAAAGCAACAGCGTGGAAGAAAGGAACAACGACGAAGCCAG CAAACGAATACGGAAACGGAAGTCTATTGTCTCGACCGGCATCGAAGAAAGAAACAGCGTGGAAGAAAGGAACAATGTGGCACCCAG CAAAAGGATACGAAAACGGAAGCCTATTGTCGTCTCGACCGACATCGAAGAAAGAAACAGCGTGGAAGAAAAGAACAATGAGCCACTCGG GTTCTTTGCCCCATTCCGTCACCTTGTGAAAATGGGCTTCAGGTTGAGACTCTTGGAGAACGAGTCGCTTGCTGTTGTCCACGTCCCAGGTCCTTCAGACGACGCCTTTGATGTTAACG GGAACTGTCATGTGTGGAGTATTGCGAAGATAATAACTGCAGCGGTTCATTTTGCTCACAATTATCCTCTGGACAGTTCAGATCGCTTCTTTCTGGACTACGGGATGCTTAGCGATGAATTGCTCACATTTATGGCTTCCTCGTCCTTTGATTTTGAAAAGTCTTTGTACAACCCACTTGTGTCAAAATGGCCTCTCAAGATCAATGTACAGCTCGGATACATCGGGAAGTCTTCCACCAATTTTGTCAGTAATATTGTTGAACCCTCATCGGGGGAGATACTGGTGAGAAATGTCATCCAGCTGGTTGCCATTGACAAGGAAACGCGGAAACCGACGCCATTCCCATCGTGGTGGAAGGAGAAACACGGCGACAAGGCTGTCAGGAAGGAACCACTGATTGTCCAAAAGCTCTCCAAGCCCGACGACGCCCACACCTACACCTTCCGTGTTTCATGGAGCGAAACAGACATGTACAATCACGTAAACTGGGCGTCCTATGTGGTGTACTCCATCAATGCCCTCCATCATGGGATCAAGGAGGGAGTGTTGAGAGGCATCAACAAAGAGGTGGTCAAGAATGGAGTACAAAGGATGCAGATGGCTTACTTTGGTGAATGTGTGGAAGGGGACCAGTTGACTGTTTACTTCTGGGAGGTGGAGGACCAGCCGAGGACTGTGTATTTTGACATAGAAAGAGATGGAACATCCGTCTTTCAAAACACACTGACATTTCACCAGTAG
- the LOC137298156 gene encoding uncharacterized protein, with translation MTDQGSGSTAPAINSDAKPRPFRSKYQNLIDMGYSLTVNQDESLAVVEAPGPSFESFDVYGNCKIWSIMRLMGACRYFAYHYPLDRTGHSFMDYGQMTDGMFTFMASSQFEIEKSMYDRHVSKWPVKVNVQLGYIGKSSTNSVSSLIVPSTGETLVRNVNQIVAIDKETRKPTPFPSWWKEKHGDKAVRKEPLIIQKLSRPDDAHTYSVRVSWSETDMYNHVNWASYVVYSIDALHHGIKEGVLRGTNKEVVKNGIQKMQMAYFGECVEGDQLTVYFWEMGDQPRTVYFSIERDGTSVFQNTLTYYQ, from the exons ATGACAGATCAAGGATCAGGGTCCACAGCGCCGGCTATTAACAGTGACGCCAAACCCAG GCCTTTCCGGTCCAAGTACCAGAATCTGATTGATATGGGATATAGTTTAACAGTCAACCAGGATGAATCTCTTGCAGTGGTGGAGGCCCCTGGACCTTCCTTTGAATCATTTGATGTCTATG GGAATTGTAAGATCTGGAGCATCATGAGACTTATGGGCGcctgtaggtattttgcctatCATTATCCCCTTGATAGGACAGGACACTCATTCATGGACTATGGCCAGATGACAGATGGTATGTTTACATTCATGGCGTCCTCccagtttgaaattgaaaagtCCATGTATGACCGTCATGTGTCCAAATGGCCGGTCAAGGTCAATGTACAGCTAGGATATATCGGTAAGTCTTCCACCAACTCAGTCAGCAGTCTAATTGTGCCATCAACAGGAGAGACATTGGTAAGAAATGTCAACCAGATCGTTGCCATTGACAAAGAAACTCGGAAACCGACGCCATTCCCGTCATGGTGGAAGGAGAAACACGGCGACAAGGCTGTCAGGAAGGAACCACTGATTATCCAGAAGCTCTCCAGACCCGACGACGCCCACACGTACTCCGTGCGTGTTTCATGGAGCGAAACAGACATGTACAATCACGTAAACTGGGCGTCCTATGTGGTGTACTCGATCGATGCTCTTCACCACGGGATTAAGGAGGGAGTGTTGAGAGGCACGAACAAGGAGGTGGTCAAGAATGGAATACAGAAGATGCAGATGGCTTACTTTGGTGAATGTGTGGAAGGGGACCAGTTGACTGTTTACTTCTGGGAGATGGGGGACCAGCCAAGGACTGTGTATTTTTCCATAGAAAGGGATGGAACATCCGTCTTTCAAAACACATTGACATATTACCAATAG
- the LOC137298170 gene encoding uncharacterized protein → MFTVHTAIGVCEQHGLTTLFRRGVLCCSYLRHFSTDGSPEQSDDAISGLLSRRFMASLKKMGYSQTVDKTETQSIVHTPGFSLESLDRDGNPTMPSLMRFVTIARIFASHCPLDVTGRTIFDYAELTSDRLAFAASSEFVTERELYDISVPKNPLDVLYQLGYIGKSSFSSVGSIIVPSTGQTILRNINHLVGMDKTSRRPKPLPDWWREKHGGSAILKNPLIVPKLERPGGAVQYNVKVAWMHTDNHNHTNYAYYAYYCINALHYAIEKGCMGSVTKDVVKRGIKSMRNTYIGESLENDDLTIWVWASEQDDRTVHFDIQKLGQSIFQSTFVYHD, encoded by the exons ATGTTCACCGTTCACACCGCTATCGGAGTCTGTGAACAGCATGGACTGACGACGCTTTTCAGACGTGGTGTACTGTGTTGCTCGTATCTGAGACATTTCAGTACTGACGGGTCACCAGAGCAGAGTGATGATGCTATTTCAGGACTTCTTTCCAG GCGCTTCATGGCCAGCCTGAAGAAAATGGGGTACAGTCAGACGGTGGACAAGACCGAAACGCAGTCAATCGTACATACTCCTGGCTTTTCTCTCGAATCCTTGGACAGAGATG GTAATCCCACCATGCCGAGCTTGATGCGATTTGTAACCATAGCAAGAATATTTGCTTCTCACTGTCCCTTGGATGTTACTGGAAGGACTATATTTGACTACGCAGAGCTCACATCGGACAGACTGGCGTTTGCAGCGTCATCCGAGTTCGTTACAGAAAGGGAATTGTATGATATATCCGTACCTAAGAACCCCTTAGATGTTCTGTATCAACTCGGGTACATTGGCAAGTCATCCTTCAGTTCCGTTGGTTCCATTATTGTTCCTTCAACTGGACAGACCATCCTCAGAAACATCAATCATCTCGTTGGAATGGACAAAACAAGCAGACGACCTAAACCACTCCCGGATTGGTGGCGGGAGAAACATGGCGGGTCTGCCATCTTGAAGAATCCACTGATAGTTCCGAAGTTAGAGCGGCCAGGTGGCGCTGTGCAGTACAATGTGAAGGTCGCATGGATGCACACTGACAATCACAACCATACCAACTACGCGTACTATGCATACTACTGTATCAACGCTTTGCATTACGCCATAGAGAAAGGTTGTATGGGATCCGTAACCAAAGATGTGGTCAAACGTGGCATCAAGTCCATGAGGAACACTTACATCGGGGAGAGTTTAGAGAACGATGACCTGACTATTTGGGTGTGGGCATCGGAGCAGGATGACAGAACTGTACATTTCGATATTCAGAAATTGGGCCAGTCTATATTCCAAAGCACGTTTGTTTATCACGACTGA
- the LOC137298510 gene encoding uncharacterized protein, giving the protein MDGSNSVEKRNNVKATHYRSKLFEPFDHLEKLGYRLRLLDNESVAVVHVPGFAVDAFDVYGNCHAWGIVKMIGRAVDFAHCFALDSSSERFFLDYAILFDELFTFMASSSIEFDKSLYNPLVSKWPLNINVHLGYVGTSSINFVSNIVEPSSGEILVRNVNQLVAIDKETRKPTPLPSWWKKKHGDKAVRKEPLIVQKLSKPDDAHTYTFRVSWSEIDLYNHVNWTSYVLYSINALHHGIKEGVLRGINKEVVKNGVQRMQMAYFGECVEGDQLTVYFWEVEDQPRTVYFDMERDGRTVFQNTLTYHKKE; this is encoded by the exons ATGGACGGAAGTAACAGCGTGGAAAAAAGGAACAACGTGAAAGCGAC TCATTACAGATCCAAGCTCTTTGAACCATTCGATCACCTAGAGAAATTGGGCTACAGGTTGAGACTCTTGGACAACGAGTCGGTTGCTGTTGTTCACGTGCCTGGTTTTGCTGTCGACGCCTTTGATGTCTACG GGAACTGCCACGCGTGGGGTATTGTGAAGATGATAGGGAGGGCTGTCGATTTTGCACACTGTTTTGCTCTGGACAGTTCTTCTGAACGCTTCTTCCTGGACTACGCGATACTTTTCGATGAATTGTTCACCTTTATGGCGTCCTCGTCCATAGAGTTTGACAAATCTTTGTACAACCCTCTTGTGTCAAAATGGCCGCTCAACATCAATGTACACCTCGGATACGTAGGAACCTCTTCCATTAATTTTGTCAGTAATATTGTTGAACCCTCATCGGGGGAGATACTGGTGAGAAATGTCAACCAGCTGGTTGCCATTGACAAGGAAACGCGGAAACCGACGCCACTTCCGTCATGGTGGAAGAAGAAACACGGCGACAAGGCTGTCAGGAAGGAACCACTGATTGTCCAGAAGCTCTCCAAGCCCGACGACGCCCACACCTACACCTTCCGTGTTTCCTGGAGCGAAATAGACTTGTACAATCACGTAAACTGGACGTCCTATGTGTTGTACTCTATCAATGCCCTCCATCATGGGATCAAGGAGGGAGTGTTGAGAGGCATCAACAAGGAGGTGGTCAAGAATGGAGTACAAAGGATGCAGATGGCTTACTTTGGTGAATGTGTGGAAGGGGACCAGTTGACTGTTTACTTCTGGGAGGTGGAGGACCAGCCAAGGACTGTGTATTTTGACATGGAAAGAGATGGAAGAACTGtctttcaaaacacattaacaTACCACAAAAAGGAATAA